The Phyllopteryx taeniolatus isolate TA_2022b chromosome 19, UOR_Ptae_1.2, whole genome shotgun sequence genome includes the window AAAGTATTGGCTTTAAGGTGACGTTTACTTGTATACTTTCCTGTTTAAATCACCGTTTCTCACTTTTACCGACAACCAACAAAGCTTGTGAATGCAGCACGGGAGCGAGGACGTAACATTTATGTTCGGAAATAGTACATTGTGATGCCTTCAGGGCCCTTTCAGAGCGAGCTTTCAAATACGTTCAGTATAAGTGATTATTACAAATCCAAATTGGAGTTTCCTCGTGAAAAGTGGAAGCTTTTAAAACAGCTGGGTAcagtaaaatatgactttcagATGAAGGCACAACAATGCCAGTGAACGCACCATGTAGGCGTGCTCAGCACGCGGTTCGGAACGGTTTAGAAAAACGCGCTAGCACTTTTACGCTATTGTCTtaaatgattatgattatttagTTACCATACCGGTAGCATATTTCCAGTATGTTTTTCAAGTAAGTGGTGCCGtcgtttattattttaatttttttccgaGCCGCAACCGTAGCCGGACGTGCACCCATTTCAAGACTTTAACGTCGATATTTCCCACATTTCGACtccttttggtcttttttttatttttatttttatttttttctaccagCACATCTTGCTCAGGTTAGTTTGTGTGGGGTCCGTGTTCGAGTCAAAGGCTGCAAATGGACGTGTTTTAGGCGATAAACGATGCCGAGGAATAACGTCAACCTGAacatcgttagcctaatagcatcaTTACCCATTTCATTTTGAACGTACTtccacaatatcaataaaaaggTAACAAATGTGTCTATGTACATTTCAGGCATCCAGGTCATGGCAATACGCAAAGGTTCATTAACGTTTCTCAATATCTAAAGTTACTATAATCGTAAAAATGTTGAGCATTTACAAGattaaactgttttaaaaaatgggaccataaaatgtatttgtgtattcCTACTTTTGActgattatttgtatttgagtaTTGTCACGTCGTGAAGCATTTTCAGTTTTATAATTCGCGATTTCTGGCGCCCCCTAACGCTGGAATTCGGCATTACAACCAAGCCTTCGTCGCTTTGATATGACGTCGTCTAAATGCTTGTCCGGCCTCATCCGCCTCCTCCCAACCGCGCACGACCTTTGCGACCCCCACCCCCGCGTCTCTTCAAGAGTGCACCTCAAACATTTTGACACTTTCCATCTTTACTAATAATCCTTCAGCCGAACTAGGAGCAGGCTTTTTCTTAGTGGTAGGATCCACTTTGGATGTTTTTGGGGGTTCTCGTCCGACATGTTGCTTCAATTGCGTTCTCCTTTCTCTGGCTCGGTCGACCAGCTCGCTGTCCATAATTGGGCCTGCCTGTTTGTaggtaaaattttttttatgtccgaTAGCCACCAAGTGATCCGGCATGggaatgtataggatagtcactaaatatatttaaaaaaaaaaaaagaaaaatgtagcaagatgtgtcagaagatggtaggcttaatcagcattctaTCTTCTATTcttgtagtggcttgggtggaaatcactctttttttcttaaacaaaaaaatagttgaTTATAGCTTTAATGTTCTCATTTTACAAGCTACTGCTATTCAAGATATTGTTAGTCTGACTTTGTTGGTTTTAATAAGACTCCATTTGGTCTTTTGTGTTATTCTAGATGGAGAAGCAGCTCTCGGAGGCGGAGGCGCACTGTCAAGAAGATAACCAAGACGCCACTGAGCCTGAAGCCCGAGCAGGCTGGAACAGTAAAATCGAGTACTTTTTGGCTCAAGTGGGTTTCAGCGTTGGGCTTGGCAACGTCTGGAGGTTTCCGTATTTGTGCCATCAAAATGGAGGAGgtgagtgtgtatatatatatatatatatatatattttttttttaatgacacttTTATCTTTTATGTTGATAAATACTTGGACTCACTGCTTGTCCAGGATCTTTTTTGTTGCTCTATGTGCTGATGATGCTGGTTGTGGGTATTCCCTTGTTCTTCCTGGAGCTGGCTGCCGGTCAGGCCATCCGGCAGGGAAGCATCGGCGTGTGGAAGTCCATCTCCCCACGGCTTGTAGGGATTGGCTACTCCAGCTGTGTGGTAAATTAAGTTAAAAATGTTCTCGTAGATTTGTCAGTCGGAGCCAGCTAATTGGGAATATTTTATGTTCCGTTAAGTATCGGGATCTAGTTggtcaataaaggttggaaaacattggtttgtagAATCAAGTCTTGCCTCCAAAATCATACGGTTACCTATTCTTATTCATAATTTGTGATCATTGTATTCCCTCAGGTCTGCTTCTTTGTGGCTCTCTACTACAACGTAATCCTCGCATGGAGCCTTTTCTACCTCGGCAACTCCTTTCAGTCCCCTTTACCTTGGACAACGTGTCCAGAGGAGGCGAACGTGACGCGTACGTGCAGTTCTCGCCTCGGGTCCTTGCAGacaaaaacatcatcatcatggcgACAATGGTTTCTTTACAGTTTACAAATGTCAGGCCAACTCCACGACGTCCTACTTTTGGTACCGCAAAGCGTTGGACATCAGCGACTCCATCAACGACACGGGCTCGTTCAACCCGTACATCGTCGGATGTCTGCTGGCCGCCTGGACCGTCGTGTGCCTGGGAATGTTCAAGGGGATCAAGAGCTCCGTCAAGGTGCCGCAACTCTCAACTCTCAACTTTgaatacttcacaaaagcaaacgactGGGATGACATCGCCTTCCCACAAATTCTAAGAGCCATGACTAGTgatggaataaataaataaaccgcTGAGCTGACTAAGCAGTTCAATGAATCTGCGTGCAAGCTCGCCGGCACCTTTGTGGCTGACGCTTCCTTTTGCACCCAAGCGTTACAGCTTTCCATTTTCAACGAAACAGGCTCACTCACGTGTAGCTAACGTAACTATTTTCACGCGTTGTCTCGAAAGAGCACCCgcactttcaatcttgaggccaTATAACGTTGCACGGCTCCCGCAGACTGAGGGAAGAGGATTATTACAACATTTCTCAGAGCGTGCAAaagagttaatagatttgttctcaagctaatTTGAATACTTTATGTTGGTTAATAATACGTTAACAATAACGGACGACGTGGGGACGGACCAATAAGATCCATGTGTGAAATTTATACCCTGTTTTGGACAAACGAGTGTAACCCAGGCTTATAAACACAAGCAAATGTGAATAAATATTGATTgcatcttattttgaaatgagaTTTCCCAGCCCAAGGAATCGAACACAGTGTATTTATTGTTACGATGTGTATATTTGGAGCCGCTTAGTAAATCCCGTTTCTATACCAAGAATTGTATGCATTTTCTTCTGTTGCTGTACACATCTCGGCGCCCACGAGTCTTCTGATTATGCCCGACATGTTTTATAAATTGGCATTAACAGTAGAGGTAACTTAGCATATCTGccagttgatttaaaaaaactaaaaggtaCTCCCGTACGGCGTGTGTACAAGGTTTCCGCCAAACAGCGACAGTATAATGTTTAGGAGCACATCTGTGTCACAGTTTGGGCTTATCTGAAAAATATGCTCCTTCTTTCAAACTTCTTAGGTGATGTATTTCTCCTCCATCTTTCCCTACGTGGTGCTGTTCTGCTTCCTTGTGCGAGGTCTTCTCCTTGACGGGGCCTTGGAAGGAATCACCTACATGTTCTACCCCAAGGTACTGGCGGATTTGACACGATTTCTATCGACGgcggcactttttttttttttccacacagtcGACCCGATTGGCTCACGGTGGTGTTTCTCCACATGCGCAGATGGAGCTCTGGGCCAATATGCAGGTGTGGCGCCAGGCGGCCACCCAGGTCTTCTTCGCTCTGGGCTTGGGCTTCGGATCCATTATCGCTTATTCGTCCTACAACCCCAAGAGCAACAACTGCCACCGCGATGCCTACACCGTGTCGTTCATCAATTTCTTCACATCAGTGCTTGCCACCCTGGTGGTGTTCGCCGTGCTCGGCTTCCGTGCCAATAAGATTGTCTTGGAGTGTGTTGTGAGGTATGGAAATCCTCGAAATATTGCTTCAGTTAAACACACAACGGTGTCCTAAACTACAAAGCTTTAAAGGGCATTGGTGAAGTATTCACTGTGCTTCCGCATTctgaaaatggaataaattccCTTTCCCTTTAAAATGCTGCACACAGCACCCTGTCAtgacaaaatgagggggaaaaaaaaagaaaaatcacatttttgggatacaaaaaaaagagctcAATAAATCatgtcaaaaccttttccaccattagtgTGACCTATTACCTGTACAAATCAATTCCCTGCCCCCGCCCCccagatttttgttttaattgatcagctatattaaaacacacacacaaattttgTGTCCGGTAGATAAAGCCGCTAGTACTACAGCAAACATGCGACTAGAACAAAATATTCATTTCGGATATAAACACCAAAGGACAGAGAGTCATGACGCAATATAAAGTTTCCAGCAGTGtaatgatgcatttaaaaaaaaaaagaaaaatcttggGACGAACAAAACATAATTAACCTGGTTGCATAAATATGCACACCCTCAAACTAATACTTTGTCTTATATTAGAGCATTGAATCTTTTTGGGGTGGAAGTCTTATCAGTGTGGCAAGCATCATACTGTCTAATTAGCATCTTATTACGCCTTATTGTACCTTTTAAGGTTAATGGATTATCTCGGCAAAGTAGAAGTGCTCCCCGACAGAGATTTAGAGATTTGTGAGCAATATTTGAGAGATATAATTCCTTTTGTGTACACAGAAAACGTACTTAGATCCTTGAGTTGAGCTCATGAGACAATCtgcctctttgtttttgttgtctttccTTAGGAACCTGAAGCTGCTGTTGGTGCAGGCCCAAAGCGGTGATGTGGACCAAAGCATGTTGCCAAGCTTCAACCACTCGGACCCGGGCTCTTTCGGCCTGGAGGCGTACAGGAGCTGGTTCGCACAACACAAAAGCCACCTCCCAGACAACATATCTGAGTGCGACCTGGAAAAGGAGATGCAgaaggtgcagtttttcaactGGAACTCCATGATTGATTTGTCTCGCGTGCACAACACCTTGCAGCgcggttgtgtgtttgtgttcagggTGTGCAGGGGACGGGCCTCGTTTTCATCGTCTTCACCGAGGCCATGTCTTTGTTGCCCGGTAGTCCCTTTTGGTCTGCGCTCTTCTTCCTCATGCTGCTCAACTTGGGCCTCAGCACCATGTTCGGCACCATGGAAGGCATCCTGGCCCCGCTCACGGACCGCTTCAAGACTCTGGCGAACAACAAGACCAAATTCACAGGTTCACTATCACGCCAGCGCTTTCACCTCGCCTTTTTGCGCATTCGTGGCCGGCGGGAGAAAATATTTGCGTGTATCCGAACATTTCGTCTTTTTTACTGAAAACAGTTTTGAGCTGCCTCATCGGCTTCCTGATTGGCCTGCTGTTCACCCAACGCTGCGGGAACTACTTCGTCATGATGTTCGACGATTACTCAGCCACTTTGCCTCTCATCATCGTGGTGGTGTTTGAGAATTTCAGCGTGTCTTGGCTATATGGCGCCGACAGGTGAGGACTGTTTATCCCCCCTATTttaaacacgtttttttttttcattaagctCGGTACGTGCTCGGACTGGGTCGTATTTtgagttttcttgtttttgtttttgttttttacaaatgCGCAAAGCCGCAACGTCTGTGTGAACTTGGTTTTATTGCCAATCCCAGTTCAAGTTGACTGtcaaaagtaaatgtaaaacaaagagaattcttATTTTAAACAACCAGATAGCGTAGCTTTTCAGTCCGCTCTCTTAATACTAATGCTAAGTAACATTATGTTGCGGTGgtttaaccctttaagcaaaggattgaacacaaacgatgcaacaacacatgtagacggacaatataatattcatattctttatcctctgcgtagaATACTAGTATTTACTGCTGTTGTGATGAGCAAGGAGAGGAGTTAAATGTCTCAAATGAACAGTATAGCTGTCTTTTACTGCCCCCAGGTAGCacaggcgggcacaccagaaggtgcAGAACGATGGCCATTTATTTAAAGCAGTGACAAAAACttcttttaattctatttatgtcattactgtacagtacgtCTCTAtggaaagtacaatattattgattgcgatttttcctcattaaaatacacaatttgtgcagttttttggggaggggggagtAAATAGATTcacagcatttccattcattttattgggaaaagatgatttgagatacaagtgttttgagttaggagcgtggtcacggaacaaattattATTGCTACTTGTTTGCCCATGAGTGACTTGTTTTGGCGAGTATGCTAGCTAATGCTATTCGTGAGCCTCATGTGACggtgggtttgtttgttttcggaTTTGGTTTGTGAAAGGTTTCTGGACGACATCGAGGGGATGCTGGGTTGGCGTCCGTCTGCGGTCTACAAGTACCTGTGGAAGTACATTTGCCAGCCGGCCATGTTGGCACTGCTCGGAGCTACGAGCATTCGCATGTTCATCAATGCGCCAACTTACATGGAGTGGCATCAAGAGACGGTACGAAGCATTACACTGCAGGCCAACCGCAACCTGGTGTGATTTGGTCGACTTTGAAACCAACTTTTCCCACTGACTTCATTTAGTTAATTGAGCCACCATTAACTGTCAGTGTAAGTTAACTAGTCTAATGTTGTCACGCAATAAACCGCTCATGGTCTATTGAGGTGCTCCGAAGCTTTTTCTGTACTTAACTGGCGCATCTCATTGATGTTGCAGGTTTCTGAGCGGGCGGTGCCATACCCGGGCTGGGCTCTGGCCGTCTTAGCCTCGCTCATCATATTTGCCATGTTGCCCGTCCCGCTGGGCTTCGTCTACACTCTTGTCCAGGACAGGAACAGGGCTCGCTCCGGCGGGATAGCGGCGGACGAGTACAGAATTGTCAGCACCAAGAGTGAAACCCCCATGGCcgatgtgtcgaacgtcaaccagTGGAGCGGGGACGCGGCTTCAGCCTAAATCGGGATGTTCGGATCACATTTCTTCGGTACAAAATGACCTATCCAAAGTTAACATTTGCACTTTGAGCGAgtcaatttgtttttcaagtATGTGGCCTTTGAGCAACACAATTTCATTTTGGGATGTTTCATGGGCTCATTGCCATAACGGGTCCACGTGAGGTTGCTTTAGTTCAGTAACGCTGAGCCGAAATTTCAGCAGCCATATGACGTACTGCATTCTCGATATGGAAGATTCAGGCCGCTGTATTCATTCCCATTACCCACAGTTACAAAGATACGCTTACTTTGTGTTGCCGTGGCAACATCGTATTCATTGACCAACATTAGTGATTCACGGTCCTTTGTCGAGGTTGTTTACAAGTGTGATTGATGTTTTTCCTCCGTCTTGATCGGATGAAAATGCCAACCCGAAACTCTTTTCTATGTGAATAATTAATGTGAGACAAATGAAATCATGAGCCTCTCGGTCATTCGTGAGTTTttataaatacaaccccaattccaatgaagttgagacgttgtgttaaacataaataaaaacagaatacaatgatttaattgaatacactacaaagacaagatatttaacgttcaaactgataaactttgtttttagcaaatattcattcacttcgaattttatggctgcaatgcgttcccaaaaaagttgggacagggtcatgtttaccactgtgttccatcaccttttcttttaacaacattcaataaacgtttgggaactgaggacactaattgttgacgctttgtaggtggaattctttcccgttcttgcttgatgtacaccatcagctgttcaacagtccggggtctctgttgtcgtgttttacgcttcataatgcgccacacattttcaatgggagacgggtctggactgcaggcaggccagtctagtacccgcactcttttactacaaagccacgatgttgtaacacgtgcagaatgtggtttggcattgtcttgctgaaataagcaggggcgtccatgaaaaagacattgcttggatggcagcacatgtttctccaaaagctggatgtatctttcagcattaatggtgccttcacagatttgtAGGTTACGCATGCCAtcggcactaacacagctccataccatcacagatgctggcttttgaactttgcgtccataacagtccagatggttcttttcctctttggcccgaaggacacgacgtccataatttccaaaaacaatttgaaatgcggactcgtcggaccacagaacacttttccactttgcgtcagtccatcttagatgagctcgggcccagagaagccggcggcgtttctgggtgttgttgataaatggcttttgctttgcatagtagagtttcaagttgcacttacggatgtagcgccgaactgtatttactgacattggttttctgaagtgttcctgagcccatgtggcgatatcctttacacattgatgtcggtttttgatgcagtgtcgcctgagggatcgaaggtcacgggcattcaatgttggtttccggccttgccgcttacatgcagtgatttctccagattctctgaacctttcgatgatattatggaccgtagatgatgaaatccctaaatcccttgcaattgtacgttgaggaacattgtcctgaaactgttggactattttctcacgcacttgtccaccaagaggtgaacctcgccccatctttgcttgtgaatgacaaagctccttttctacccaatcctAGCGCacgcctgttcccaattcgcctgttcacctgtgggatgttccaaacaggtgtttgatgaacattcctcaactttctcagtcttttttgccacctgtcccatcttttttggaacgtgttgcagccataaaattctaaatgaatgattatttgataaaaacaataaagtgtatcagtttgaccattaaatatcttgtctttgtagtgtattcaattaaatataggttgaacatgatttgcaaatcactgtgttctgtttttatttatgtttaacacaacgtcccaacttcattggaattggggttgtagaaatgTATTATGTGGGCCATTTTTAGTAACCCGTCCTTTCAAAGCTTTCAGGGATTATTATGatggtcaaggaagaagcctatttatttttgaatgctGTTTGTAAAAATCGGTTTCACTCCACAGGTCATATTTTCAGTTTTCAACATGAAGACATTGTCCAAACTCTAATTCCAATGCATGTTGGACTATTGGGATttttatagcttttttttttttttttttttttttttttaataggtttaTTAGAGCTAAGGTGTCGTTTCATGTACATGTTTACTGCTTAAGATGAATGTACATATGTCAAGTGGccttaattttgtttaaaaaaaacaaacaaacaaaaaactttgtGGCATGTAAAGTtttgaacatttgaacaaaGGTGTACAGTCAATGGAATTTGCctttatgtcatgttttttatgaaaactttttctcattaaagcagttctttgaacacattttgctaccttttttttttcaccttatgGTTAACAGTGGCGGTTCTTCAGGGGGAGCAGCGGGGGCCAGTGACCCCCTAACACTGCTAGGTAAACACCAAAGTATTTACATTGTAATTTCTATGTATAATTGCAATATTTGTAAGTTCTTGAGCATTTGGTGTTCTTCCAAGGCTGCGCCATTTTGACGTTAAGCATGAAAGAAAAATGTGCTTTGAACATGTTAGTTCTTAGTTCTTCGTGTCTGTGTTTGCGTGGAAGACTACTCGCacgtgtctcccccccccccccccccccccccccaacgtgGAAACTCGGTGTCTTGGGAGCTCTGTCGTCTTGGCTGCGCGTTCTCTCTGGTGAAGTCAAGACAGGACAAACGACACCGACTCCTGCTTCCACCTCAGGTAGGCACAATTCACATGATTccttttaaatgttcaaaaatgagTCTTCGTACGAGAGAGAATTTTCTCTTGTCAAAAGCTGACTAGGATGTGGagtacattttcaacatttactcGATATTCCTGATATCCAGCTAAAGATccgtgtactagtacgctctttgtccttaataataataagacgaTTCAGCACACAAGTACAACAACTAGTACTAGTATTGgtaaaaacattactagtaagacagtcattTTTGTAGGGTGCGGTGTGTACTAGTACACTGAGCTTacgctggatatcaaggatctCGACGTACACAACTTTGGCATGTTAATATACACTGTGCACTTGTTGACAACTGTCTGCTACTAGTACTGTTATAAAGTTCTATAAAAGAGCTTCACTAGTAGTGTGCAGATGTCAAGTAGTGCACAGTAGTTTTGGTTCACTAGTAATGTCCTAGTGTGAAAAATGTCGTGCAAAAATAGGCTAGTATGACAGTGGTCTACTAGTACGCTGAATTGCCTTATTAGTGAGGGTACAGAGTGGACCTTATTTATTCGATATCCACCTTAAAGTTATAGTTGTACTAGTAAGCCGTAAGGAAAATTGTGAGATTTCTTCGACTAGCCCGCCCTAGTACTTCTACCGGTGTCCTAAAGTGTCTTTCTAGGGAGTACTAGaacatactagtacatggatctGAAGCTGGCTgtcaaataaatgcttgaaaCGGCTCACGTTCCTCTTCCATTTGTCAGCGTGCTTTCGTCGACCTTCATGGCAGACCTCCTTTCGCCGCtcttcctgctgctgctgctgctgcttcccgACAGCTGCAGCCAGCGCACCCTCGACACCCACCAGGACCCGGCGGCGCACCCTCCGCCGGCGCC containing:
- the LOC133469779 gene encoding sodium-dependent neutral amino acid transporter B(0)AT2-like, whose translation is MLLQLRSPFSGSVDQLAVHNWACLFMEKQLSEAEAHCQEDNQDATEPEARAGWNSKIEYFLAQVGFSVGLGNVWRFPYLCHQNGGGSFLLLYVLMMLVVGIPLFFLELAAGQAIRQGSIGVWKSISPRLVGIGYSSCVVCFFVALYYNVILAWSLFYLGNSFQSPLPWTTCPEEANVTLYKCQANSTTSYFWYRKALDISDSINDTGSFNPYIVGCLLAAWTVVCLGMFKGIKSSVKVMYFSSIFPYVVLFCFLVRGLLLDGALEGITYMFYPKMELWANMQVWRQAATQVFFALGLGFGSIIAYSSYNPKSNNCHRDAYTVSFINFFTSVLATLVVFAVLGFRANKIVLECVVRNLKLLLVQAQSGDVDQSMLPSFNHSDPGSFGLEAYRSWFAQHKSHLPDNISECDLEKEMQKGVQGTGLVFIVFTEAMSLLPGSPFWSALFFLMLLNLGLSTMFGTMEGILAPLTDRFKTLANNKTKFTVLSCLIGFLIGLLFTQRCGNYFVMMFDDYSATLPLIIVVVFENFSVSWLYGADRFLDDIEGMLGWRPSAVYKYLWKYICQPAMLALLGATSIRMFINAPTYMEWHQETVSERAVPYPGWALAVLASLIIFAMLPVPLGFVYTLVQDRNRARSGGIAADEYRIVSTKSETPMADVSNVNQWSGDAASA